The DNA region TTTGCGGGTCAGGCGTAATCGCACCACTTCATGGGTATCGGTTAGATGGCGCAAATAGACATCATCCGGCAACGGTTCAGAAAGATGCTCCAAAGCAATGGCCGCGGCGTGGCGAACGTTGCTATCTGGGTGATCCAAAGCCTGCATGATTTCGTCCAGCCATTTCTTCTCTCCCAAATTCACCAGGCCATACCAACAGCCTACTCGTTCCACCGGGTCAGTCGCCGTTTTCAGTAAGTCCGTGAAGAGCGGCTTGGCCGTTTCTACTTTCATGATACCCAAAGCCAAGGCCACGTTGAATCGCCGGTTGGCGTTACCCGTGAGAAGAGCCTCCAGGAGTTGAGGATGAATGCTTTCACCAAGGCGGCTCAGGGCATCAATGCCTTGAGGGTAAAAAGGCAACAAATCAAAGGCCTTTAGTAAGTAAGGTACAATGCGATTATCGGGAATCAAGACCAGCGCCTGGAGAGCCTGGATTTGCCGGGTTACGCGATCACCGAGGTAGTCAATGCAGGCGCCAATAAAGACCTTATCACGGATAAATGGCTTAAGGGCCTCACTGGCCTCGGCCAACGCCGCTATCTCCTCCGTTCCTTGTCCTTGGGCTGCCAGGAAGAAGTTGAGCAGCGAGGCGTCTCGGCGTTTGGTGCTTGTATCCAAGATAGCCTTCAGGTCAGCCTCAAAATCAAAACTGCTCAATACCTTGCGGGTGGCCAATTGAACCCGCTGGGTCGGGTTGTAGGTGTTCTGGATTAGAAAATCCACATTTACACCGGTATCAAAGGGAGGCGCTATTTCCCCGTAGATGGTAGATATTACCCCCAAAGCGGCAATGGCCTCAACGTACAGTTTGTGAGAGAGATAGTCCAGGGTAATGGCTCGAAACTTCAAGGCGTCATCCTCTTTTGCCTTACCTTTGTTATCGAAAAACGCCAGGCCTCGCTGGCGAATGCCCAGCATGGCCATTGTTTCCGAATCCACGGTGGTCAAGATTGTATTGCGCATCCCTTCCGGAGCGACTTGGGTAGACAAGGCTTCAACTGTCTCCGTTCTGGATAAACCCTCGGCTTCGCAAGTTTGGCGGATTTCCATTGCCAATTGATGAGCAAAACGTTTTTTGGTTCTGGTGGCTAACAGATTATGGAGAATTGGCCAGGCTACAACCATGCCTAGCGTCCCCCCCCAACAGAATATACCTCCACTTTGATTTGGGACCAGTAAGGACACAAGGCCGGCAATCACAAAGGGGCCCAGTCCGCCAATCAGAAAACTTAACCAGCCTCGTTTGCTAACCACCTTTCGGGCTGCTTGAATTTGCTCAATCCAAGTCTTAACCCAATCGTCCAGTTGATTGTTCTTTTCAATAGCCACTTTTGTTTCTGAATCTGTTGTCGTATTATTCACGTCAATGTTACTCATTTTTTTCTCCTGGCAAGATATGTTATTGGATAGCGTCGGCTCACCCGCAATACCAGATTATTTTCTTAGGCTGCTCCTTGCCATTGTTCATACGTTGGCGGCTGGGTTTATTCGCCTGGCGACGTATTAAATGGACGAGACAGCCGCCCCGTTGTTGCCCGCTTTTGCATACGCTCTTCTTTTGCTTTTGGCACATAGACGCTGATGTGCGTGCCCCGGCTCGGCGCAGAATTCATCGCCAGCTCGCCGCCGATCAACTCGGTTCGCTCCCGAATATTGACCAAACCCAGGCTTCCCCTTTGCTCGTAATTGCGCATAACCTTATCTATCTCAAACCCTTTGCCATCATCAACAATAGTGGCATAGATGGCGGTTGGAGATTCTTTGAGATGCACAATAATATTGTTGGCCTGGGCATGTTTGAGGGCATTGTTGACTGCCTCCTGGACTATGGCAAAGAGAGCTACCTCGACTTTATCCTCCAGCCGCGAAATCTGACCACTTGGCTGGTGGGTTTTCAGGGTCAGGGTCAGCCTGATTGTTTTGACTTCCTGCCGGCGGCGTTCCAGAAAAACTCGTAAAGCGGCAACCAGGCCCTCGGTTTCTAAAACCAGTGGCCGCAACTCAAAAAGCATCGTCCGCATCTGGTGAACAGCTTGCTGGCCTAACTCATGCATTGAGACAAATTGTTTTGGCAGTAGAGAGGGGTCTTTTTCCAATGCCTGCCGGCAGAATTGCAATTGCATCATCATGGCGCTGACCAATTGGATAGGGCCGTCGTGCAAATCGCTGGCTACTTCTTTACGAGTTTGCTCGCCAATCTCAATCACCCGGTCCCGTTCGGCCAGCATATTCTCACGCAAACGGGCATTCTCAATGGCAATGGCGGCACAAGAAGCTATGGCCTGGAGTAACTCCAAATCGTTCCGGCTAAAATCTCCTTTTTTGTTTCTCACCTCTAACACGCCAATAACCCGGTCATACAGAACCAGCGGCGCGCACAGTAGGTTGCGCGCCGGCTTGTTTCCATTGTTCATCACAATGGCTTTGCCGGTCAGGGCGACTTTACCGGCAGCACCTTGTCCTTGGCGAATACGAAATGACCTGGCCGAGGCGGGGTTGTTCCCCAGGACAGTTTGAACAACAAGGTCGCCCGTTGCTGGCTCCACCAAAAGCAGCAAGGCCGTCTCTGCATTGAACAAATTGTAAACCTGGCTCATAATGCAGTTGAGCGCGTCGTCAAGTTGAAACGTGGCAGAAAGCGTGCGGGTTACATTATTTATGGCTACCATTTCCATGGTTTGCCGTTGACCGGCCTCAAACAGGCGGACATTACGGATGGCAATGGCCGCCTGAGTGCCAATGGCCGAGAGCAGCCACAGGTGACGATTGGTGAAAGCATCAGGCTCATAGCTCCAAACAACAATAGCCCCCAACGCATTTTCATGGGGCAAGGCGGGATTGAGAAGAGTCGCCCCCAGCCAGGAGCGAATTGGCTTTTCAGAGCGAAGCCGATTGCTCTCAATGACATTGTTTTCAAGAATATCTCGCGCCAGGAGGGGTATCTGGTGGGTAAGGGGAATATCGCTCAAGTTTTGACGATTCGAGAGCTGAACCGAAAAAGGTTTCATTTTCTGACCCTGCTCAAAAACAAGCAAAAAATCCAGGGTATGCGCGCGCTCATTGTAAACTGTTATGGCAAAGTTTGAGGTGTCTATCAGGCGGTTACTCTCTTTGTGGAGTTTTGAGATGACCTCTTCAAGGCACAGGCTCGAGTTGATAGTTACCCCAATGTTGTACAGGGTGGTAATTTCTTTGTTCTCTTTGGTCAGTCGCCCAAACATAATCTGGCCGACCTTGTTATCGGCCCAAGTTGGCGCGCCCGGCGTGTTTTTTGTAGCCTTGCCACCTTGGGGTAAGGCGCCCAACGGAAAAATATCTGGCTTTGGTATTCCGGTCATGTCAAGCCACATTATTGCGTCCTAAAGAAATGCTCAACCTGGTTTCTCAATTTTGGTTTCTTTACCAAACATTGCCCTTATAGACCAGCCAACAATCTCTGAGATAATGAATGCAACAATCCAGTTCATGTCGAAGGCAAAGATAAGAATAAAAAAGACGGTTAGATCAACAATGTATGATATAGTTTTCATTGGTTTCTCCTGTTACGTATAATTCTGCAATACAAAATATCACCTCTATTGAACAGAGGTTGTCAACGAAGCGGCCAATTTACGCACAAATTCGGCCAAACCTTCCTCTGGATAAACGATGACATTGTCTGTAGATACTGGAAACAGCCTCAGATTGGCTATATCAGGTTCATTCAACTGCCCAATCACAAACCTGGCACGCTTTGAGTGCGCCTGATAAAAAAACTCACGCAAGCGTGGGTCATTCCTGAGCTGTTTAACTCTTGGTGATTTACAAGGAATGACCACACAAATTGCGTTAAGGGCCAGGGGCAACGTTTCATCAAGTGTTAAGTCGGGAACCAAAGCCAGGCCATAAATACCGTTTGAACGCCGTTGCGTCAGGCCAACCACTTTCACTCGTAGCCCGGCCCGGCGCAGTTCGGTGACAAAAATAGTGGCTGCTGTCTCCTCAAATTCGTCTGCCCACAAAACAAAAACATAATCTTCAGCTCTGGGCATAGGCTATATCCTGCTTATAGAGAAAATTGATCGGATGACTGACTGAAGGCACTTAGCGCCGCGTTTCTGCCGATTACGGGTATAAAAACCAACGTTGTGAGCGCAACCAACCTCAATTACTAGGGCGTCACTAAAACGAACCAGGATTAGCAACTCGGTAGCAAATGCTTTGTTAGGCGAGTTCTTCTCGTTATTGCCATAGAACATCTCTGTTAACGACTGAAATGGGCGTGTGGATACCAAAAGCTACCACTATGATTGATGACATAGTATCACCGGTAGATAGACCTTGCGTGAGCTTGATTCCACCAAAATCGGAGCAGGGTCAGCTTGAAAGCGACCATAAATATCACTAATAACCACAGAACCGGTAATGATACTGGGTGCATCAGAGGCAATCTGCACCGCAAAAGAGATAATGGTAGGGGTGGTAGAGAACACGGTGCCCGTCCAGGCGACAACGCCAGACGCATACTCCCCATCGCCATTGTTGCAGTTCAGCGGGCCAAGATAATTTACATAACTAGAAAGTGTATCAGTGAGACGTACACTCATGGCCATATCAGTAGTGTTGGTCAAGGCAAGGGTATAGGTTACCACGTCTCCCGGCGCTACTGTGTCCGGCGAGGCTGTTTCGACGACCACCAACGGCCACCATTCATCCGCCCCCAAGTCGTAACCGCCATAGTGGGGACGGGTTTGACCATCTACATCGTTCGTGGTGCCTTTGTCAATCCCAGCGTCAACCGCCGCCGAACCAGGGCCTACGATATGGTAATCGTAGCCTGCTGGGTTCGCAAAAGCGGGATTGCCGGTGTCCTCGTTAGTGATCAGGAAAGTTCCTCCACCACTGGTATTAATGGTGTTGCCCCACCAGAGAATACCGTCAATAACGGCTATATTCGAGTCATCTCCATTGACTTCAATTCCCGCGGCCTGGCCGGCAAGGATGGTATTGTAGAACTTGGGCTGGGACACCTGGCCGGAAGAAGTGTGCCCAACATAGACTCCGATAGCTTCCGGATCGACCGGGCCGCCGTTATTAGCAATCGTGTTGTGGTATAACGTAGGCGAACTCCCAATAATACAGATACCAGAGCCTTTGCCTTCAGCCTGGTTGTTGGTAATAATGTTGTTCACCAGCAGGGCGTCATCGGCATTGCTGCTCACGTAAATTCCCCCGCCTCGACCTTGATTCAAGCAACCCGTAATTGAGTGGCAAAATTCGTTGGCCCGGTTACGCCGGATAATATTCCCTTGTAGGATAATATTATTGCCTTCTATGTACACGCCCCCGCCATTACCGTGAGGAGCAACAGGGTCCAGGCCCGAAATGTTATCCTGAATAATATTATTGGTCAGGGTAAGAGGGGCTCCCCTGGAGTGCAGATATACGCCTCCCCCTTTGGCCCCAAAAGTCTCGTTTTGATTATTTTGGATCAGGTTTCTCTCCAGCAGAGTAGTAACATTACCTCCTACCTGATCAATGTGTACGCCGGGGTGATTATCGTCTATTGTATTATTGATCAGAACAGAGTCGGTCGCGTAAACAAATACGCCAGGATCACTGTGTCCCTGGATTACATTATTGGTTAGAGTGATAACTCCTGCAAACTCTGCATAAACACCGCCGCTCTTGGTATTATTGAGAATCTGATTGCCGATCAAGCTGGCCTGGCCGTCCTTTAGATAAATTGCGCCGAAAGTCGTCACCCCATTCGATTTATTGTCTTGAAGGATGTTATTGACCAAGGTTACCAGACTCCCGGAACCAGTAATATTAATAACCGACCCCCGAGGCGTGCCACTTGTAGCGGTATTATCTTGGATCGCGCTTTGTTTAATTGAAGCATTCATCCCACTCAGGCGTAAAGCGGCGCCTTCCTCCCCTCGGTTATTCTGAATGGCGCAGTTTTCAATTGTGGCAAGGCCATCCTTCATATATACGCCGCCTCCTGAACTGGGGGTGGTATTACTCATAATCCAGGTATGGTTTAAGGTCACCGTAGCTTCCGTAGCTCGCAGCCCGCCTCCTGCCTCCCCGCCAGTTATGCCAGTAGCGTTGCCATAGGTCAAGCGCAGACCCTCCACAGTGACGTTCACATCGGGTCCGGCAATGAACATCACCCGGCCCAAGGTTTGAGCGTTTAACTCAGTCAGGTTGGCTTCCGGGTCAGGGGTAGTCCAATTACTGGTGGTGTAGCCGCCTCGAATGGTAATTATCTTGCTGATGTAGACGACTTGAGCCATTCCACCCAGATTATTGATGCCGGTATAAGTTCCCGCCGCCACCTTGATGAGGTCGCCAGGGTCGTCGGCGGCGTCTACGGCATCTTGCACGCTGGTGTAGCAGGGGACGGGCACGCCGCTGCAAGATAGGGCGACGTGGTAAATACTTACACCGTCGTTACCCTGAGCATAAACAGAAGGCGGTTGCCCACCGAATAACCATAACAAGGATGACGTTAGTCCTAAGCTTAAAACAAAAACTACACTTATGTTAATTGTCAAACGTCTCATCAGTAAACCCTAACCTTTCGATTCAATCATTGACGCATTTTTCTATCAAGCACACAACCTGCGAAATAGGTATTCTATTTTAATCCCGATATTTCCATTTTCGCCTAACTTAGGCTTAAGCTTAAGCCCTTATTATGAGTATCGTATGGTCTCATAGAATCATCATACCCTAAAAACTCTATCTTGTGCTCCCTCTTTTATATCTATTTCTCCACCTTTATTATTAAAATCTATCCTGACCTATCCTCAACCTCACCTGTTTCTACATTTTGTATTGTTTTCAGTTGGCATTTATGGTATCCTAGAGGTAACTGGCACGATTGAGGAGGGTTTTATGGGGCAGAAAGATTTAGGCGCCGTTCCAACAAATTCAATATCCTTGCCAACACTCAAGGAT from Anaerolineae bacterium includes:
- a CDS encoding right-handed parallel beta-helix repeat-containing protein, producing MLWLFGGQPPSVYAQGNDGVSIYHVALSCSGVPVPCYTSVQDAVDAADDPGDLIKVAAGTYTGINNLGGMAQVVYISKIITIRGGYTTSNWTTPDPEANLTELNAQTLGRVMFIAGPDVNVTVEGLRLTYGNATGITGGEAGGGLRATEATVTLNHTWIMSNTTPSSGGGVYMKDGLATIENCAIQNNRGEEGAALRLSGMNASIKQSAIQDNTATSGTPRGSVINITGSGSLVTLVNNILQDNKSNGVTTFGAIYLKDGQASLIGNQILNNTKSGGVYAEFAGVITLTNNVIQGHSDPGVFVYATDSVLINNTIDDNHPGVHIDQVGGNVTTLLERNLIQNNQNETFGAKGGGVYLHSRGAPLTLTNNIIQDNISGLDPVAPHGNGGGVYIEGNNIILQGNIIRRNRANEFCHSITGCLNQGRGGGIYVSSNADDALLVNNIITNNQAEGKGSGICIIGSSPTLYHNTIANNGGPVDPEAIGVYVGHTSSGQVSQPKFYNTILAGQAAGIEVNGDDSNIAVIDGILWWGNTINTSGGGTFLITNEDTGNPAFANPAGYDYHIVGPGSAAVDAGIDKGTTNDVDGQTRPHYGGYDLGADEWWPLVVVETASPDTVAPGDVVTYTLALTNTTDMAMSVRLTDTLSSYVNYLGPLNCNNGDGEYASGVVAWTGTVFSTTPTIISFAVQIASDAPSIITGSVVISDIYGRFQADPAPILVESSSRKVYLPVILCHQS
- a CDS encoding DJ-1/PfpI family protein, which translates into the protein MPRAEDYVFVLWADEFEETAATIFVTELRRAGLRVKVVGLTQRRSNGIYGLALVPDLTLDETLPLALNAICVVIPCKSPRVKQLRNDPRLREFFYQAHSKRARFVIGQLNEPDIANLRLFPVSTDNVIVYPEEGLAEFVRKLAASLTTSVQ
- a CDS encoding GAF domain-containing sensor histidine kinase, producing the protein MTGIPKPDIFPLGALPQGGKATKNTPGAPTWADNKVGQIMFGRLTKENKEITTLYNIGVTINSSLCLEEVISKLHKESNRLIDTSNFAITVYNERAHTLDFLLVFEQGQKMKPFSVQLSNRQNLSDIPLTHQIPLLARDILENNVIESNRLRSEKPIRSWLGATLLNPALPHENALGAIVVWSYEPDAFTNRHLWLLSAIGTQAAIAIRNVRLFEAGQRQTMEMVAINNVTRTLSATFQLDDALNCIMSQVYNLFNAETALLLLVEPATGDLVVQTVLGNNPASARSFRIRQGQGAAGKVALTGKAIVMNNGNKPARNLLCAPLVLYDRVIGVLEVRNKKGDFSRNDLELLQAIASCAAIAIENARLRENMLAERDRVIEIGEQTRKEVASDLHDGPIQLVSAMMMQLQFCRQALEKDPSLLPKQFVSMHELGQQAVHQMRTMLFELRPLVLETEGLVAALRVFLERRRQEVKTIRLTLTLKTHQPSGQISRLEDKVEVALFAIVQEAVNNALKHAQANNIIVHLKESPTAIYATIVDDGKGFEIDKVMRNYEQRGSLGLVNIRERTELIGGELAMNSAPSRGTHISVYVPKAKEERMQKRATTGRLSRPFNTSPGE
- a CDS encoding HEAT repeat domain-containing protein; translated protein: MSNIDVNNTTTDSETKVAIEKNNQLDDWVKTWIEQIQAARKVVSKRGWLSFLIGGLGPFVIAGLVSLLVPNQSGGIFCWGGTLGMVVAWPILHNLLATRTKKRFAHQLAMEIRQTCEAEGLSRTETVEALSTQVAPEGMRNTILTTVDSETMAMLGIRQRGLAFFDNKGKAKEDDALKFRAITLDYLSHKLYVEAIAALGVISTIYGEIAPPFDTGVNVDFLIQNTYNPTQRVQLATRKVLSSFDFEADLKAILDTSTKRRDASLLNFFLAAQGQGTEEIAALAEASEALKPFIRDKVFIGACIDYLGDRVTRQIQALQALVLIPDNRIVPYLLKAFDLLPFYPQGIDALSRLGESIHPQLLEALLTGNANRRFNVALALGIMKVETAKPLFTDLLKTATDPVERVGCWYGLVNLGEKKWLDEIMQALDHPDSNVRHAAAIALEHLSEPLPDDVYLRHLTDTHEVVRLRLTRKLGAQGTDRSALIDALIARFEDGQESVRSAAVDAVVKLGVEKVYDRMVSLTQNGRGATRDCTYEVLGQLSDPRAEPLLVEALQKYQPDDTRRAILSALAGLQAVNAAEQIGHYLNNKELSGAAFWALLRIGFKDGEAARKILRQHNDRPQKLFALTILGDEGAKRQFKGMLSSSTDIQTLLQACDHARVLSNPDFETPLRNLLSYSNEQFTPTDKYIPYAAFKALIHTLLAKP